A DNA window from Providencia huaxiensis contains the following coding sequences:
- a CDS encoding helix-turn-helix domain-containing protein, protein MINLNKLLLISQENMLFPVDNIDILLNHLGLIMPLINTLPNVTFFVKDHNAKYVLANDNLATRCKIDSVNHLVGKGAEDIFHSELGQSYSSQDYLVMEKKISVINKLELHLYKAGLLGWCLTTKVPIFNTRNQVIGVAGISVDLQDVKSVSPKLNNQLSRVERYISEHFDIAIKMTTLAEISGLSLSQLNRQFKAIFLITPQQYIQKMRLEHAIELLEDDFSITEISSKCAYADHSAFCRKFKEMTTMTPSQFKRMRSRIDKQKVLA, encoded by the coding sequence ATGATCAATCTAAATAAATTGCTGTTGATTAGTCAGGAAAACATGCTATTTCCCGTTGATAATATTGATATTTTATTAAACCATTTAGGTTTGATTATGCCACTCATTAATACCTTGCCGAATGTGACTTTTTTTGTGAAAGACCATAATGCAAAGTATGTTTTGGCCAATGATAATTTAGCCACCCGCTGTAAAATCGATAGTGTTAACCATTTAGTAGGTAAAGGTGCTGAGGATATTTTTCATTCGGAACTCGGCCAAAGCTATAGTTCTCAAGATTATTTAGTGATGGAAAAGAAAATTAGCGTCATTAATAAGCTTGAACTGCACCTGTATAAAGCAGGCTTGTTGGGATGGTGTTTAACAACTAAGGTTCCTATTTTTAATACACGTAACCAAGTTATTGGGGTTGCAGGAATTTCAGTGGATTTACAAGATGTCAAATCGGTCAGCCCTAAACTGAATAACCAGCTTAGCCGTGTTGAGCGCTATATTAGTGAACATTTTGATATTGCGATAAAAATGACAACTCTTGCTGAAATATCTGGCCTCTCGCTTTCTCAATTAAACCGCCAGTTTAAAGCGATTTTTTTGATAACCCCCCAACAATATATTCAAAAGATGCGTCTGGAACATGCTATTGAACTGCTCGAAGATGATTTTTCAATTACTGAAATTTCCAGTAAATGTGCATATGCTGATCACAGCGCTTTTTGTCGAAAATTCAAAGAAATGACCACAATGACACCTAGCCAATTCAAACGAATGCGTTCACGAATCGATAAACAAAAAGTATTGGCGTGA
- a CDS encoding 4-hydroxyproline epimerase, producing the protein MQSQYTKIEVIDSHTAGEPTRLVIDGFPDLGQQSVAVRLDILRNSHDIWRRTTILEPRGNDILVGALLCKPQNPAATAGVIFFNNQGYLGMCGHGTIGLVASLHFLGHITYGNHLIETPVGDVTAQLHQDGSVSIQNVYSYRYRKAVRVDVPDLGTVIGDIAWGGNWFFLVEQSPVAIDFQNIKLLTEVSLKIKQALVDQSIYGKDGQEIDHIELFGSHPNANSQSFVLCPGGAYDRSPCGTGTSAKLACLAADKKLAAGEIWHQASVIGSQFQASFQQADENGIIPTIRGHAYISGKNTLLIDEQDPFRFGISVA; encoded by the coding sequence ATGCAATCTCAATATACCAAAATTGAAGTTATCGACTCTCATACCGCAGGTGAACCAACTCGGCTTGTTATTGATGGATTTCCCGATTTAGGGCAACAAAGCGTGGCCGTTCGCTTAGATATTTTGCGTAATAGTCATGATATCTGGCGTCGTACAACGATTTTAGAACCTAGAGGTAATGACATTCTAGTGGGAGCCCTATTGTGTAAACCACAAAACCCAGCGGCAACAGCAGGCGTGATTTTTTTTAACAATCAAGGTTACTTGGGAATGTGTGGTCACGGCACTATCGGTTTAGTGGCCTCGTTGCACTTTCTGGGGCATATCACTTATGGCAACCATCTTATCGAGACGCCAGTTGGAGATGTAACAGCACAATTACATCAAGATGGTAGCGTGAGTATTCAGAATGTGTATTCGTATCGCTATCGCAAAGCGGTACGAGTTGATGTCCCAGATCTCGGCACGGTTATTGGGGATATCGCTTGGGGTGGAAATTGGTTTTTTCTTGTTGAACAGTCGCCAGTTGCCATTGATTTCCAAAACATTAAATTACTGACAGAAGTCAGTTTAAAAATCAAGCAAGCCTTAGTTGACCAAAGTATCTACGGTAAAGATGGCCAAGAAATTGACCATATCGAATTATTCGGTTCACACCCCAATGCCAATAGCCAAAGTTTTGTGTTATGCCCAGGTGGCGCATATGACCGCTCGCCTTGCGGAACAGGGACTAGCGCTAAACTCGCCTGCTTAGCTGCAGATAAAAAGCTGGCGGCAGGGGAAATCTGGCATCAAGCCAGCGTCATTGGCAGCCAATTTCAGGCTAGTTTTCAACAGGCTGATGAAAACGGCATTATTCCGACTATTCGCGGGCATGCCTATATCAGCGGAAAAAATACCTTATTGATAGATGAACAAGATCCATTTCGTTTTGGGATCTCGGTGGCATAG